From the genome of Eucalyptus grandis isolate ANBG69807.140 chromosome 2, ASM1654582v1, whole genome shotgun sequence, one region includes:
- the LOC104432315 gene encoding disease resistance protein RPV1-like: MEKGQSQSKANKRMHRFNLGRPFAVFNHLKKKKNGAEKESIEGASISSFISSIPTEGSDQYDIFLSFRGLDTRKGFTDHLYRSLINVGTVPISVFKDDNSLEIGKDFDSEILDIITQSKISIPIISENYASSKWCLRKIWEAFHMRKKRFDEKDIQEGRQALTEVSYLNGWESEKFSNGHEGELVEEVIKTILSKLRHNFQLDVPKHLVGVGDHVNKIRNWVDTPANHARMIGIYGMGGIGKTTLAKVIYNELLNDFLHRSFLPDIRETAHHNGILYLQNLLIKEILPNEHQVCKVDDGISLIKSRFKGKRVLILLDDVDHQDQLNALARERDWFSTGSIIIVTTRYEAVLDQPEFQADYKYELSELDEVHSLLLFKRHAFHMGHCSKDFEGISRDILYTMGGLPLAIKVIGSYLYGKTNGKVWQDILKKLRNEPAKDVQKILMISYDALEPKHKNIFLDIACFFIGEDSKFAIYTWEDFYPYQGIEELKLRCLIKIGDRGEFRMHDQLRDLGRSIFCQGQSLERCLKQWVDQEGLTVKPERGARYCLKNYDTYFQWPRGCSPAYTSEQFKNLPSSRFLQLCWKALSGDFNELFSELRWLRWFYIEPNMLSSAINFHLSKLVVLELSQNKLAEDWSGWSSIMVAKRLKVLNLSYSQVLRCTPDFSTFTELEILILDECCKLEQVHPSIGQVKRLVSLYLRNCLNLKELPEEVGELQELKELLLDDTGITKIPMSIGSLKKLQKLSVPHCLSLVEIPLSINNLSSLEHLDLSSYSPLSEISRSNRNLSSLECFNLLSSIENLSSLQHLNLSQYSSLRDIPSSIENLSSLQHLNLSQCSSLRDIPSSIGNLSSPECFNLLSSVGNLSSLRHLNLSQCSSLRDIPSSVGNLSSLLHLNLSHCSSLREIPNSIGNLSSLQYLNLSHCSSLREIPTSIGDLHKLQPLNIDNPLIKEISDAIGRLGKGVWCATEGDGSPPEWGWSSELRRGWTGGVGRSGLGQNSSDTRMEGSGLADAAASVGSLLGATLWRLQRAAGVAICSSGERQVVVRRRVAAGLRRRCGGSTVVLAPRLLARGIAVRSCGSAAEEEEARSELEARECGGVATGARSSGVRRRWRASRRSWVSRRGIGDVRRAGDGA; the protein is encoded by the exons ATGGAGAAAGGACAAAGTCAGAGTAAGGCAAACAAAAGGATGCACCGTTTCAATTTAGGCCGTCCCTTTGCGGTATTCAATCatctcaagaagaagaaaaacggTGCAGAGAAAGAGAGCATTGAGGGAGCATCCATTTCTTCCTTTATCTCTTCGATACCCACAGAAGGCAGTGATCAATACGACATATTCTTGAGCTTTCGAGGCTTGGACACCCGAAAGGGATTCACCGATCACCTCTACCGCAGTCTGATCAATGTAGGGACTGTACCAATTTCCGTGTTCAAGGACGATAATAGCCTCGAAATTGGCAAGGATTTTGATTCAGAGATTCTTGATATCATCACGCAGTCTAAGATTTCAATTCCCattatttccgaaaattatgCTTCGAGCAAATGGTGCCTCC GGAAAATTTGGGAGGCCTTCCATATGCGTAAGAAGCGTTTTGATGAGAAGGATATTCAGGAAGGGAGACAAGCCCTTACAGAAGTGAGTTACTTAAATGGATGGGAATCTGAAAAATTTTCTAATGG GCATGAAGGAGAATTAGTGGAAGAAGTCATCAAAACTATTCTGAGCAAGTTGAGACATAATTTTCAGCTTGATGTTCCTAAGCATTTAGTTGGAGTTGGCGATCATGTcaacaaaattaggaattgggTTGATACTCCTGCCAATCATGCTCGAATGATTGGAATATATGGCATGGGCGGGATCGGtaaaacaactcttgccaaggtcATCTACAATGAGCTGTTGAATGACTTTTTGCATCGTAGCTTCCTTCCAGATATACGAGAGACAGCTCACCACAACGGTATTCTTTATTTACAAAATCTACTAATTAAGGAAATACTACCCAATGAACATCAAGTTTGCAAAGTTGATGATGGAATTAGTTTGATCAAATCTAGATTCAAAGGAAAAAGGGTTCTCATTCTTCTAGATGATGTTGATCATCAAGATCAACTAAATGCTTTGGCTAGAGAACGTGATTGGTTTTCGACAGGAAGTATCATCATTGTTACGACTAGATATGAAGCTGTTCTTGATCAACCTGAATTCCAAGCAGACTACAAGTATGAACTGAGTGAATTAGATGAGGTGCattctttgcttttatttaaaaGGCATGCATTTCACATGGGCCATTGTTCAAAGGACTTTGAGGGTATCTCACGTGATATCTTATACACCATGGGCGGGCTTCCCCTAGCTATCAAGGTCATAGGTTCATACTTGTATGggaaaacaaatggaaaagTATGGCAAGATATACTGAAGAAATTAAGAAACGAACCGGCTAAAGACGTCCAAAAGATATTGAtgataagttatgatgcattGGAACCTAAACATAAGAATATTTTTCTCGATATTGCTTGCTTCTTTATCGGCGAAGATAGCAAATTCGCCATTTACACGTGGGAGGATTTTTATCCATATCAAGGAATTGAAGAGTTGAAGTTGAGGTGCTTAATTAAAATTGGAGATCGTGGTGAGTTTAGGATGCACGATCAACtaagagatcttggaaggagcATCTTTTGCCAAGGACAATCGCTTGAAAGATGTCTGAAACAATGGGTTGACCAAGAAGGCTTAACAGTGAAACCGGAACGTGGG GCACGCTATTGTTTGAAAAACTACGATACATACTTTCAATGGCCTCGTGGCTGTTCCCCTGCATACACAAGTGAACAATTTAAAAACTTACCGAGCTCAAGGTTCCTTCAATTGTGCTGGAAGGCTTTAAGTGGAGACTTTAATGAACTATTTTCTGAATTAAGATGGCTTCGATGGTTTTACATTGAACCCAACATGCTATCTTCAGCGATAAATTTCCATCTATCTAAATTAGTGGTGCTAGAGTTGTCACAAAACAAGCTCGCAGAGGATTGGAGCGGATGGAGTTCAATTATG GTGGCAAAGCGGCTAAAAGTTCTCAACCTTTCATATAGCCAGGTTTTAAGATGTACTCCTGATTTCTCGACTTTCACAGAGTTGGAGATTCTAATCTTGGATGAATGTTGCAAACTGGAGCAAGTCCACCCTTCTATTGGCCAAGTCAAGAGACTTGTTTCCTTGTACTTGAGGAATTGTCTCAATCTCAAAGAGCTACCAGAGGAAGTGGGTGAATTGCAAGAACTAAAAGAACTTCTTTTAGATGATACTGGCATTACAAAAATTCCTATGtcaattggttctttgaagaAGTTGCAAAAGTTGAGTGTCCCACATTGTTTGTCATTGGTTGAAATCCCTCTCTCAATcaataatctttcttctctcgaacACCTTGACCTAAGTAGTTATTCACCATTGAGTGAGATCTCTAGGTCAAAtaggaatctttcttctctcgaaTGCTTTAACCTCCTTAGCTCAATCgagaatctttcttctcttcaacACCTCAACCTCTCTCAATATTCGTCATTGAGAGACATCCCTAGTTCAATTgaaaatctttcttctctccaacaCCTCAACCTTTCTCAATGTTCGTCATTGAGAGAcatccctagctcaattgggaatctttcttctcccGAATGCTTTAACCTCCTTAGTTCAgttgggaatctttcttctcttcgaCACCTCAACCTCTCTCAATGTTCGTCATTGAGAGACATCCCTAGCTCAgttgggaatctttcttctctcttacACCTTAACCTCTCTCATTGTTCGTCATTGAGAGAAATCCCTAactcaattgggaatctttcttctctccaatACCTTAATCTCTCTCATTGTTCGTCACTAAGAGAAATCCCTACCTCAATTGGGGATTTACACAAATTGCAACCTCTGAACATTGATAATCCTTTGATTAAAGAGATCTCCGATGCCATTGGAAG GCTTGGCAAGGGCGTGTGGTGTGCCACCGAAGGTGATGGGTCGCCGCCGGAGTGGGGGtggtcgtcggagctccggcgagggtgGACCGGCGGTGTTGGCAGAAGCGGACTCGGGCAAAACAGCAGCGACACTCGAATGGAAGGCTCGGGGCTGGCAGATGCAGCAGCAAGCGTCGGGTCACTGCTCGGAGCGACATTGTGGAGGCTTCAACGGGCTGCTGGCGTCGCGATCTGCAGCAGCGGTGAGCGTCAGGTGGTCGTGAGGAGGCGGGTTGCGGCGGGGCTGAGGCGGAGGTGCGGCGGGTCGACGGTGGTGCTAGCGCCGCGGCTGCTCGCACGGGGGATAGCGGTTCGGAGCTGCGGATCGgcagcggaggaggaggaggcacgGAGCGAGCTGGAGGCACGTGAGTGCGGCGGCGTCGCAACCGGGGCGCGGAGCAGCGGCGTCCGGAGACGGTGGCGGGCGTCGCGGCGGAGCTGGGTGTCGCGGCGAGGCATAGGCGACGTCCGGCGGGCGGGAGACGGAGCGTGA
- the LOC104432314 gene encoding F-box protein At1g55000-like: MGVVHGGLVLVSLERNNNSTISTMNSHFFALAYCNTLWLIFERLPVLDLARASCIYRIWSSVAFDHNMVTQAFAAPWRLKEMVGIPSSGSFWRDNGIGKFAISHRIKCGDSIVSLAVKYSIQVMDIKRLNNIMSDHGIYPRERLLIPISNPDILINYTCYIERDNHAKREVAVLYPEGVRDIEISSLLKRTNSERGKKRILDSLRRSMQVDDGTAQYYLSISDGDPRAALSKFSEDLRWERQVKWLGNIMAALIR, translated from the exons ATGGGCGTCGTGCATGGCGGCTTG GTCCTCGTCTCTTTGGAAAG aaataacaattcCACCATCTCGACGATGAACTCCCACTTCTTCGCCCTCGCCTACTGCAACACCCTCTGGCTCATCTTTGAGAGGCTCCCCGTCCTGGACCTGGCCCGCGCAAGCTGCATCTACCGCATCTGGAGCTCTGTCGCCTTTGATCACAACATGGTCACCCAAGCCTTTGCAGCCCCCTGGAGGTTGAAGGAGATGGTCGGCATCCCGAGCTCGGGTAGCTTCTGGAGGGATAACGGCATAGGGAAGTTTGCCATCTCGCACCGGATTAAGTGCGGCGATAGCATTGTGAGCCTCGCTGTGAAGTACTCCATTCAG GTCATGGACATAAAGCGCTTGAACAACATCATGAGTGATCATGGTATATATCCGAGGGAGAGATTGTTAATCCCCATAAGCAACCCTGACATTCTTATCAATTACACATGCTACATAGAGCGAGATAACCATGCAAAGAGGGAAGTCGCCGTGCTTTACCCAGAAGGCGTCCGGGACATAGAGATAAGTTCTTTGCTAAAGAGGACAAACTCTGAACGAGGGAAGAAGAGAATACTCGACTCGCTTAGGAGGAGCATGCAGGTCGATGATGGGACTGCTCAGTACTACTTGTCTATCTCTGATGGTGACCCAAGGGCTGCACTCTCGAAATTCTCCGAAGACCTTAGGTGGGAGAGACAGGTGAAATGGTTAGGCAACATTATGGCTGCTTTAATAAGATGA